One Salvia splendens isolate huo1 chromosome 22, SspV2, whole genome shotgun sequence DNA segment encodes these proteins:
- the LOC121786526 gene encoding protein NUCLEAR FUSION DEFECTIVE 4-like: MGVKLSPASPTGKWLGFVTAVWVQAISGNNYTFSNYSDALKTLMGLTQLQLNSLSVAKDAGKAFGIFAGLASDRLPTAVILLIGSVEGFVGYGVQWLVVSGRIQPLPYWAMCIFLCMGGNSTTWMNTAVLVTCIRNFRKNRGPVSGILKGYVGLSTAIFTDVCSALFADDPAKFLIMLTVIPLVVCISAMLFLREIPPSKTATEEGEETKFFGVINVIAVVIAVYLLAFDVSGPHGRLFSQFFAAILLILLASPLLIPIYLIMRDFVSSHRESADVERIATEPLLVEAPEVEAVAGAEKRRPVVGEEHTISEAMRTADFWILFGSFLCGVGPGLSVVNNLGQMGLALGYTDVSIFVSLTSIWGFFGRILSGSVSEYFIKMAGTPRPVWNAASQILMAVGYVVLAIAMPGSLYVGSIVVGICYGVRLAVTVPTASELFGLKYFGLVYNILILNLPLGSFLFSGLLAGLLYDAQATSTAGGGNTCIGAHCYRLVFVVMAVACVIGFGLDVLLSMRTKSVYAKIYASRKNKKASSIIVQ; the protein is encoded by the exons ATGGGTGTAAAGCTCTCGCCGGCGTCCCCCACCGGAAAATGGCTCGGCTTCGTCACCGCCGTGTGGGTGCAAGCCATTTCCGGCAACAATTACACCTTCTCCAACTACTCCGACGCCCTCAAAACACTCATGGGACTCACTCAGCTCCAGCTCAACAGCCTCTCCGTCGCCAAAGACGCCGGCAAAGCCTTCGGCATCTtcgccggcctcgcctccgacCGTCTCCCCACCGCCGTCATCCTCCTCATCGGCTCCGTCGAAGGCTTCGTCGGCTATGGCGTTCAATGGCTCGTCGTCAGCGGCCGAATCCAGCCTCTGCCTTATTGGGCG ATGTGTATCTTCCTCTGTATGGGCGGAAACAGCACGACGTGGATGAACACCGCGGTTTTGGTGACATGCATTCGCAATTTCCGGAAGAATCGCGGCCCTGTTTCGGGGATCTTAAAAGGCTACGTCGGTCTGAGCACCGCTATCTTCACCGACGTCTGCTCCGCTCTCTTCGCCGACGATCCGGCGAAGTTTCTGATTATGCTCACCGTCATTCCCCTCGTCGTCTGCATCTCCGCCATGTTATTCCTCCGCGAGATCCCGCCGTCGAAGACGGCAACCGAGGAAGGGGAGGAGACGAAATTCTTCGGCGTAATCAACGTAATCGCCGTCGTAATCGCGGTCTACCTCCTCGCATTCGACGTCTCCGGCCCTCACGGCCGCCTCTTCTCGCAATTCTTCGCCGCGATTCTCCTGATTCTCCTCGCGTCGCCTCTCCTCATCCCGATTTACCTCATCATGAGGGATTTCGTCTCTTCTCATCGCGAATCCGCCGACGTGGAGCGGATCGCGACGGAGCCGCTGCTTGTGGAGGCGCCGGAGGTGGAAGCTGTTGCGGGGGCGGAGAAGAGGCGGCCGGTGGTGGGGGAAGAGCACACGATTAGCGAGGCGATGAGAACCGCGGATTTCTGGATCTTATTCGGGTCGTTTTTGTGTGGGGTGGGACCGGGTCTCTCGGTTGTAAATAATCTCGGGCAAATGGGTCTGGCTCTCGGGTATACGGATGTATCCATATTCGTTTCGCTCACAAGCATATGGGGATTTTTCGGTCGGATCCTATCCGGGTCGGTTTCCGAATACTTCATCAA GATGGCTGGAACACCCAGGCCAGTTTGGAATGCGGCTTCACAGATTCTAATGGCAGTTGGCTACGTTGTGCTGGCCATTGCCATGCCGGGGTCGCTTTACGTGGGCTCCATTGTGGTCGGGATCTGCTACGGCGTGCGCCTTGCTGTCACGGTCCCGACCGCGTCGGAGCTCTTTGGCCTCAAGTACTTCGGCCTCGTCTACAACATCCTCATCCTCAACCTCCCGCTGGGTTCGTTCCTCTTCTCCGGCCTGCTCGCGGGTCTTCTCTACGACGCCCAGGCGACGAGCACGGCCGGGGGCGGCAACACGTGCATAGGCGCTCACTGCTACCGGCTCGTGTTTGTGGTTATGGCGGTCGCGTGTGTCATTGGGTTCGGCCTTGATGTGCTGCTGTCTATGAGAACTAAATCAGTGTATGCCAAGATTTATGCTAGCAGGAAAAATAAGAAAGCTTCGTCTATTATTGTTCAATAA